The Sphingomonas sp. LY54 genome includes a region encoding these proteins:
- the gltB gene encoding glutamate synthase large subunit: protein MRLPDKQGLYDPRNEKDACGVGFIANIKGEKSNAIIRDGLQILANLDHRGAVGADPLIGDGAGCLIQLPDALLRHWADGNALTLPPPGDYGVAMCFLPRDAEAREAAVAQLERFIEIEGQILLGWRDVPVDTKGMSPTIVAAMPVIRQAIVARGPRAKDQDAFERKLLVIRKQTLNPLGELAEKRALPGLVDFYIPSFSSRTIVYKGLLLATQVGSFYKDLLNPLTASALAMVHQRFSTNTFPSWKLAHPFRFISHNGEINTVRGNVNWMNARRRTMESPLLGADLAKMWPLIPHGQSDTASLDNALELLVAGGYSLPHAVMMLVPEAWAGNSQMDPQRRAFYEYFAALMEPWDGPAAIAFTDGRQIGATLDRNGLRPARFTVTDDDRIIMASESGVLPIPEEKIVRKWRLQPGRMLLIDLEQGRIVEDEEIKASLAGAEPYGEWLRETQFKLEELPAADGGASPPSDPAELRRCQQAFGYTEEDLKLFLAPMAQQGDDPIGSMGTDTPIAVLSERSKLLYDYFKQNFAQVTNPPIDPIRESMVMSLVSMIGPRPNLLGHHAGAFKRLEVSQPVLTNDELEKIRSIREAVDGAFRTATLDATWPAGGTGKAMEAALQRLCWEATEAVLADINLLILSDRATSPDRVPIPAALATGAVHHHLIRQGLRMQTGLVVETGEAREVHHFCVLAGYGAEAINPYLAFETLAAMGHGDEDAARYRKAVGKGMLKVMSKMGISTFQSYCGAQIFDSVGLSTPFVERYFTGTATTIEGVGLDEIAEEAARRHRRAYRSPADVLDLGGAYAWRVDGEDHAWTPDTVADLQHAVRGNLPEKYLRYAEAINDQSKRRLTIRGLLELQPAGPPVPIGEVEPASAIVKRFATGAMSFGSISREAHTTLAVAMNRIGARSNTGEGGEESDRFAPLPNGDSMRSAIKQVASGRFGVTAEYLVNADDLQIKVAQGAKPGEGGQLPGHKVDAHIAAVRHSTPGVGLISPPPHHDIYSIEDLAQLIHDLRNVNRRARISVKLVSEVGVGTVAAGVAKSMADHVTISGYEGGTGASPLTSLTHAGLPWEIGLAETQQTLVLNGLRGRIAVQADGGLRTGRDVAIAAILGADEFGFATAPLIAAGCIMMRKCHLNTCPVGVATQDPVLRARFTGQPEHVINYFFFVAEELRSIMASLGVRRLDEMIGRPELLDARPALDHWKARGIDLGRLLHVPDVDASAARRNVERRQHDLDAVFDQDLIAVAEPALTRGGAVVIERPVGNIHRSVGAMLSGEVALRHGHAGLADDSILVRLHGTAGQSFGAFLARGVTLELTGDANDYVGKGLSGGRIVVRQPAQARRDPAANIIVGNTVLYGAIAGEAYLNGVAGERFAVRNSGAVAVVEGVGDHGCEYMTGGRVVVLGAVGRNFAAGMSGGIAYVHDPDGRLEAQCNGAGVELGPVEDADALRTLIERHCAATGSAKARALLDDWPRTLAAFVQVMPTEYRRALLDLEADASASFTVAAE, encoded by the coding sequence ATGCGATTGCCGGACAAGCAGGGCCTCTACGACCCCCGCAACGAGAAGGACGCGTGCGGCGTCGGCTTCATCGCCAATATCAAGGGCGAGAAATCGAACGCGATCATCCGCGACGGTCTGCAGATCCTCGCCAATCTCGATCATCGCGGCGCCGTGGGCGCGGACCCGCTGATCGGAGACGGCGCCGGCTGCCTGATCCAGCTTCCCGACGCCCTGCTCCGCCATTGGGCCGACGGCAATGCGCTCACCCTTCCGCCGCCCGGCGATTATGGCGTGGCGATGTGCTTCCTGCCGCGCGACGCCGAAGCGCGCGAAGCGGCGGTGGCGCAGCTCGAGCGCTTCATCGAGATCGAAGGCCAGATATTGCTCGGCTGGCGCGACGTCCCGGTCGACACCAAAGGCATGAGCCCGACCATCGTCGCGGCGATGCCGGTCATTCGCCAGGCGATCGTCGCTCGCGGGCCGCGGGCGAAGGATCAGGACGCCTTCGAGCGCAAGCTGCTCGTCATCCGCAAGCAGACGCTGAACCCGCTCGGCGAGCTGGCCGAGAAGCGCGCTTTGCCCGGCCTCGTCGATTTCTACATCCCGAGCTTCTCGAGCCGGACGATCGTCTACAAGGGCCTGCTGCTCGCGACCCAGGTCGGCAGTTTCTACAAGGATCTGCTGAACCCGCTGACCGCCTCGGCGCTGGCGATGGTGCACCAGCGCTTCTCTACCAACACCTTCCCGTCCTGGAAGCTGGCCCACCCGTTCCGCTTCATCTCGCACAACGGCGAGATCAACACGGTGCGCGGCAATGTGAACTGGATGAACGCGCGCCGCCGGACGATGGAATCGCCTTTGCTGGGCGCCGATCTCGCCAAGATGTGGCCGCTCATCCCGCACGGCCAGTCGGACACGGCCAGCCTCGACAATGCGTTGGAATTGCTCGTTGCCGGCGGCTATTCGCTGCCGCATGCGGTGATGATGCTGGTGCCCGAGGCGTGGGCCGGCAACAGCCAGATGGATCCGCAAAGGCGCGCGTTCTACGAATATTTCGCGGCCCTGATGGAGCCGTGGGACGGCCCCGCCGCGATCGCCTTCACCGACGGCCGCCAGATCGGCGCGACGCTCGACCGCAACGGCCTCAGGCCCGCTCGCTTCACCGTCACCGACGACGACCGCATCATCATGGCGTCGGAGAGCGGCGTGCTGCCGATTCCAGAGGAAAAGATCGTCCGCAAATGGCGGCTCCAGCCCGGCCGCATGCTGCTGATCGACCTCGAGCAGGGCCGGATCGTCGAGGACGAGGAGATCAAGGCGAGCCTCGCCGGCGCCGAGCCATATGGCGAGTGGCTGCGCGAGACCCAGTTCAAGCTGGAGGAGCTGCCCGCCGCCGACGGCGGTGCCAGCCCGCCGTCAGATCCAGCGGAACTGAGGAGATGCCAACAGGCCTTCGGCTATACCGAGGAGGATCTGAAGTTGTTCCTCGCGCCGATGGCGCAGCAGGGCGACGATCCGATCGGATCGATGGGCACCGACACGCCGATCGCCGTGCTGTCGGAGCGGTCCAAGCTGCTCTACGATTATTTCAAGCAGAACTTCGCCCAAGTCACCAATCCGCCAATCGACCCGATCCGGGAATCGATGGTGATGTCTTTGGTCTCGATGATCGGCCCGCGCCCGAACCTGCTCGGCCACCATGCCGGCGCGTTCAAGCGGCTCGAAGTGTCGCAGCCGGTGCTCACCAACGACGAGCTCGAGAAGATCCGATCGATCCGCGAAGCGGTGGACGGCGCCTTCCGCACCGCCACCCTCGACGCGACCTGGCCCGCGGGCGGCACCGGCAAGGCCATGGAAGCGGCGCTCCAGCGCCTGTGCTGGGAGGCGACCGAAGCCGTGCTCGCCGACATCAACCTGCTGATCCTGTCGGATCGCGCCACGTCCCCCGACCGCGTGCCGATCCCCGCCGCGCTCGCTACGGGGGCGGTCCACCATCATCTGATCCGGCAGGGGCTGCGCATGCAGACCGGCCTGGTCGTCGAGACCGGTGAGGCGCGCGAGGTCCACCATTTCTGCGTGCTCGCCGGCTACGGCGCCGAGGCGATCAACCCGTATCTGGCGTTCGAGACGCTGGCGGCGATGGGCCATGGCGACGAGGACGCCGCGCGGTACCGCAAGGCGGTCGGCAAGGGCATGCTCAAGGTCATGTCGAAGATGGGCATCTCCACCTTCCAATCCTATTGCGGCGCCCAGATCTTCGATTCCGTCGGCCTCTCGACACCGTTCGTCGAGCGCTATTTCACCGGGACCGCGACCACGATCGAGGGCGTCGGGCTGGACGAGATTGCCGAGGAGGCCGCGCGCCGCCACCGCCGCGCCTATCGCAGCCCGGCCGACGTGCTCGATCTGGGTGGCGCCTATGCCTGGCGCGTCGATGGTGAGGACCATGCCTGGACACCAGACACGGTCGCCGACCTGCAGCATGCCGTGCGCGGGAATCTGCCGGAGAAATATCTGCGTTACGCCGAGGCGATCAACGACCAGAGCAAGCGGCGGCTCACCATCCGCGGCCTGCTCGAATTGCAACCGGCCGGGCCGCCGGTGCCGATCGGCGAGGTCGAGCCGGCGAGCGCGATCGTCAAGCGCTTCGCGACCGGGGCAATGAGTTTCGGTTCGATCAGCCGCGAGGCGCATACCACGCTCGCGGTGGCGATGAATCGGATCGGCGCGCGCTCGAACACCGGCGAGGGCGGCGAGGAAAGCGATCGCTTCGCACCGCTGCCCAACGGCGATTCGATGCGCTCGGCGATCAAGCAGGTCGCCTCGGGCCGGTTCGGCGTTACCGCCGAATATCTGGTCAATGCCGACGACCTCCAGATCAAGGTCGCGCAGGGCGCCAAGCCCGGCGAGGGAGGGCAGCTTCCCGGCCACAAAGTCGACGCGCATATCGCCGCGGTGCGCCATTCGACGCCGGGCGTCGGCCTGATCTCGCCGCCGCCGCACCACGACATCTATTCGATCGAGGATCTGGCGCAGCTGATCCACGACCTGCGCAACGTGAACCGCCGGGCGCGCATCTCGGTGAAACTGGTCTCCGAGGTCGGCGTCGGCACGGTCGCCGCCGGCGTCGCCAAGTCGATGGCCGACCATGTCACCATTTCGGGCTATGAGGGCGGTACCGGTGCTTCGCCGCTCACCTCGCTGACCCACGCCGGGCTGCCCTGGGAGATCGGCCTCGCCGAGACCCAGCAGACTTTGGTGCTGAACGGCCTGCGCGGCCGCATCGCGGTCCAGGCCGACGGCGGCCTGCGCACCGGGCGCGACGTGGCCATCGCGGCTATCCTCGGCGCCGACGAATTCGGCTTCGCCACCGCGCCGCTGATCGCGGCCGGCTGCATCATGATGCGCAAATGCCATTTGAACACCTGCCCGGTCGGGGTCGCCACCCAGGATCCGGTGCTGCGCGCGCGTTTCACCGGCCAGCCCGAGCATGTGATCAACTATTTCTTCTTCGTCGCCGAGGAATTGCGGTCGATCATGGCGTCGCTGGGCGTGCGCCGGCTGGACGAGATGATCGGACGGCCCGAACTGCTCGACGCCAGGCCGGCGCTCGACCATTGGAAGGCGCGGGGGATCGATCTTGGCCGCCTGCTCCATGTGCCCGACGTCGACGCGTCTGCCGCGCGACGGAATGTCGAGCGCCGCCAGCACGACCTGGACGCCGTGTTCGACCAGGATCTGATCGCCGTCGCCGAGCCGGCGCTGACGCGGGGCGGGGCTGTGGTCATCGAGCGACCGGTCGGCAACATCCATCGCAGCGTCGGCGCGATGCTGTCGGGCGAAGTGGCGCTACGCCACGGCCATGCCGGCCTGGCTGACGACAGTATCCTCGTCCGCCTGCACGGCACCGCCGGCCAGAGCTTCGGCGCCTTCCTGGCCCGCGGCGTCACCCTGGAGCTCACCGGCGATGCCAACGATTATGTCGGCAAGGGCCTGTCGGGCGGCCGCATCGTCGTCCGCCAGCCCGCGCAGGCCCGCCGCGACCCTGCCGCCAACATCATCGTCGGCAACACCGTGCTCTACGGCGCCATCGCCGGCGAGGCCTATCTGAACGGCGTCGCCGGCGAGCGTTTCGCGGTCCGTAATTCGGGCGCGGTGGCGGTGGTCGAAGGCGTCGGCGACCATGGCTGCGAGTATATGACGGGCGGGCGCGTGGTCGTGCTCGGCGCGGTTGGCCGCAATTTTGCCGCCGGCATGTCGGGCGGGATTGCCTATGTCCACGACCCCGATGGGCGGCTGGAAGCGCAGTGCAACGGCGCCGGGGTCGAACTCGGCCCAGTCGAAGATGCGGATGCATTGCGCACCCTGATCGAGCGGCATTGCGCGGCGACGGGGAGCGCCAAAGCGCGCGCCCTGCTCGACGACTGGCCGCGGACGCTCGCCGCGTTCGTCCAGGTCATGCCCACCGAATATCGGCGGGCCCTGCTCGATCTCGAAGCCGATGCGTCGGCCTCCTTCACCGTCGCTGCGGAGTAA
- a CDS encoding glutamate synthase subunit beta, with protein MGKPTGFLEVERRDRTAAPPRERLQHWDEFVERPAAEAVGRQASRCMDCGIPFCHTGCPVNNLIPDWNDLVYQDDWKAALDRLHATNNFPEFTGRVCPAPCEAACTLNITDQPVTIKSIECEIVDRGWREGWIRPNSAPRGTGRRIAIVGSGPAGLACAQQLARAGHAPTVFEKNDRIGGLLRYGIPDFKLAKALIDRRVHQMEIEGVIFRPNLEVGVDVSVARLMDDYDVLVLAGGAELPRDLDVPGREFDGVHFAMDFLAQQNRRNAGDTEEKAAAAGTISAAGKHVVVIGGGDTGSDCIGTANRQGALSVTQLEIMAQPPLGEDKALTWPHWPMKLRTSSSQEEGAEREFAVVTTGLVGEGGKVTALSCQRDGEPFAIKADLVLLAMGFTGPRVEGAVAEAGVTLTDRGAVAASPRDYRTDAPRIFACGDMRRGQSLVVWAIREGRECAAAVDAFLMAGDAPAAGQARHVLAG; from the coding sequence ATGGGTAAGCCGACCGGATTTCTCGAAGTCGAACGCCGCGACCGTACCGCCGCGCCGCCCCGGGAGCGGCTGCAGCATTGGGACGAGTTCGTCGAGCGGCCCGCGGCCGAGGCGGTCGGCCGCCAGGCGTCGCGCTGCATGGATTGCGGCATCCCCTTCTGCCACACGGGTTGCCCTGTGAATAACCTCATCCCGGACTGGAACGACCTCGTCTACCAAGACGATTGGAAAGCGGCGCTCGACCGGCTGCATGCTACCAACAATTTCCCGGAATTCACCGGGCGCGTCTGCCCGGCGCCGTGCGAGGCGGCGTGCACGCTGAACATCACCGACCAGCCGGTGACGATCAAATCGATCGAATGCGAGATCGTCGACCGCGGCTGGCGCGAGGGCTGGATCCGCCCGAACAGCGCGCCGCGCGGCACCGGACGGCGGATCGCGATCGTCGGCTCGGGCCCGGCCGGCCTCGCCTGCGCCCAGCAACTCGCCCGCGCCGGCCACGCGCCAACCGTGTTCGAGAAGAACGACCGGATCGGCGGCCTGCTGCGCTACGGCATTCCCGACTTCAAGCTCGCCAAGGCGCTGATCGACCGCCGCGTCCACCAGATGGAGATCGAGGGGGTCATCTTCCGGCCCAACTTGGAGGTCGGGGTGGACGTCTCGGTCGCGCGGCTGATGGACGATTACGACGTGCTTGTCCTTGCCGGCGGGGCCGAGCTTCCGCGCGATCTCGACGTGCCGGGACGCGAATTCGACGGCGTCCATTTCGCGATGGATTTTCTCGCCCAGCAGAACCGGCGCAACGCCGGCGATACCGAGGAAAAAGCGGCGGCTGCGGGCACGATCTCGGCGGCCGGCAAGCATGTCGTCGTGATCGGCGGCGGCGACACGGGCTCGGACTGCATCGGCACCGCCAACCGTCAGGGCGCGCTTTCGGTCACTCAACTCGAGATCATGGCGCAGCCGCCGCTCGGCGAGGACAAGGCGCTGACCTGGCCGCACTGGCCTATGAAGCTGCGCACGTCCTCCTCGCAGGAGGAAGGCGCGGAGCGCGAATTTGCGGTCGTCACCACCGGCCTGGTCGGCGAGGGCGGCAAGGTGACGGCGCTCAGCTGCCAGCGCGACGGCGAGCCGTTCGCGATCAAGGCCGACCTGGTGCTGCTGGCGATGGGCTTCACAGGCCCGCGCGTCGAAGGCGCGGTCGCCGAGGCGGGGGTCACCTTAACCGATCGCGGGGCGGTAGCGGCGAGCCCGCGCGATTACCGCACCGACGCGCCGCGCATCTTCGCGTGCGGCGACATGCGCCGCGGGCAATCGCTCGTCGTGTGGGCGATCCGCGAGGGCAGGGAATGCGCGGCCGCGGTCGACGCCTTCCTCATGGCAGGCGACGCGCCGGCAGCCGGCCAGGCCCGCCACGTGCTCGCCGGATAG
- a CDS encoding GMC family oxidoreductase: MYLDLEHQGPDRLDAEVAVIGAGAAGITLARRLLAEGLSVILLESGGLDYEKKTSDLNAGENVGEDYYALEDCRLRFFGGTTAIWGGRCAELDPIDFTRRNWIPHSGWPIDHAQLRPYYDEAWEAFGLAPSAYCSDPLKGLLPDFSPDELATPLWAFDNEFDRFSFLRCQDLVEHARCTVVTHATVREIVAEPSGRAIRNLDVRSTGGRSLDVRARDYVLAAGGIENPRILLASRSVQRDGLGNDHDQVGRYFMEHPHARGGRIVGGADWHLLDAFQKRRVGDMEFAPLIAPSARLQAEEGLLNTSLTIAGRRPTHGSEALLMRAYLHAKHRLAPTQGGRKLWRMTKRFTGQIQHVTDPLRPWLLHKAGRLDVALVIRGEQAPNPDSRVTLTADTDSLGMPRVALDWRTCALDVDSAAGLVAALARELPRLGLGRVEAAPWLSDPSRRWAIDPLISTHPIGGYHHMGTTRMSENPRTGVTDGDGRVHGIHNLYVAGSSLFPTAGWANPTLTIVALAMRTADTIAARQRIPERLTTAASMTG, encoded by the coding sequence ATGTACTTGGATCTGGAACATCAGGGGCCGGACCGGCTCGATGCGGAAGTGGCCGTCATCGGTGCGGGCGCAGCCGGGATCACCCTTGCCCGCCGGCTCCTAGCCGAAGGCCTTTCGGTCATCCTGCTCGAAAGCGGAGGGCTGGATTACGAGAAGAAAACCTCGGATTTGAACGCGGGCGAGAATGTCGGCGAGGATTATTACGCGCTCGAGGATTGCCGGCTTCGCTTCTTCGGCGGCACCACCGCGATCTGGGGCGGGCGCTGCGCCGAGCTGGACCCGATCGACTTCACAAGGCGGAACTGGATTCCGCATAGCGGCTGGCCGATCGATCATGCCCAGTTGCGTCCCTATTATGACGAAGCCTGGGAAGCATTCGGGTTGGCGCCCTCCGCCTACTGCTCGGACCCGCTCAAGGGGCTGCTCCCCGATTTCTCGCCCGACGAACTGGCGACCCCGCTCTGGGCGTTCGACAATGAGTTCGACCGCTTCTCTTTCCTGCGCTGCCAGGATCTGGTCGAACATGCCCGCTGCACCGTCGTCACCCATGCGACCGTCCGCGAGATCGTTGCCGAACCGTCGGGCCGGGCAATCCGCAATCTGGACGTGCGAAGCACCGGCGGACGCAGCCTCGACGTACGGGCGCGCGATTATGTGCTCGCCGCCGGCGGCATCGAGAATCCCCGCATCTTGCTGGCGTCGCGCTCGGTCCAGCGCGACGGCCTCGGCAACGACCATGACCAGGTCGGGCGCTATTTCATGGAACATCCCCATGCGCGCGGCGGGCGGATCGTCGGCGGCGCGGACTGGCACCTGCTCGACGCGTTCCAGAAGCGCCGCGTCGGCGACATGGAATTTGCGCCGCTGATCGCTCCCTCGGCCAGACTGCAGGCCGAGGAAGGGCTGCTCAACACGTCGCTGACGATCGCCGGCCGCCGCCCGACGCACGGCAGCGAGGCGCTGCTCATGCGCGCCTATCTCCATGCCAAGCACCGGCTCGCGCCGACCCAAGGCGGGCGCAAGCTCTGGCGGATGACGAAGCGCTTCACCGGGCAGATCCAGCACGTCACGGATCCGTTGCGGCCGTGGCTGTTGCACAAGGCCGGCAGGCTGGACGTCGCCCTGGTCATCCGCGGCGAGCAGGCGCCCAACCCGGACAGCCGGGTGACGCTGACGGCCGACACGGATTCGCTCGGCATGCCAAGGGTAGCGCTGGACTGGCGCACGTGCGCGCTCGACGTCGACAGCGCGGCCGGGCTCGTCGCGGCGCTGGCGCGCGAGTTGCCGCGCCTGGGCCTTGGCAGGGTCGAAGCCGCACCCTGGCTCTCCGACCCGTCGCGGCGCTGGGCGATCGACCCCTTGATCAGCACGCACCCGATCGGCGGCTACCATCATATGGGCACCACGCGCATGTCCGAGAATCCGCGCACCGGGGTCACGGACGGCGACGGACGGGTCCACGGCATCCACAATCTCTACGTCGCCGGAAGCTCGCTTTTCCCGACGGCGGGCTGGGCCAATCCCACGCTCACGATCGTCGCGCTGGCGATGCGCACTGCGGACACGATCGCGGCGCGCCAGAGAATTCCCGAGCGACTCACGACCGCCGCATCGATGACTGGCTAG
- the fixJ gene encoding response regulator FixJ, protein MATEPVVHVIDDDEAARHALGFLLDCAGIQARTYESAIAFLKAVPNMEHGCIVTDVRMPEMSGVELIGKLKALGVPDPVIVITGHADVPLAIQAMKAGVADFIEKPFSDETILESVRAALARQQQRGLVETERDEIVARMATLSQREREVLDGLVEGHANKVIADDLAISARTVEVYRANVMTKMRARSLSELVRMATIARLLP, encoded by the coding sequence ATGGCGACTGAGCCCGTGGTGCACGTGATCGACGACGACGAAGCGGCGCGCCATGCCCTCGGCTTCCTGCTCGACTGCGCCGGCATCCAGGCGCGGACCTACGAATCCGCGATCGCGTTCCTGAAGGCGGTGCCGAACATGGAACATGGCTGCATCGTCACCGACGTGCGCATGCCGGAGATGAGCGGGGTCGAGCTGATCGGCAAATTGAAGGCGCTCGGCGTGCCCGATCCGGTGATCGTCATCACCGGCCATGCCGACGTGCCGCTCGCGATCCAGGCAATGAAGGCGGGAGTTGCCGATTTCATCGAGAAGCCGTTCAGCGACGAGACCATCCTGGAGTCGGTGCGGGCCGCATTGGCGCGGCAGCAGCAGCGCGGCCTGGTCGAAACCGAACGGGACGAAATCGTTGCGCGCATGGCCACCCTCTCCCAGCGCGAGCGAGAGGTGTTGGACGGCCTCGTGGAGGGACACGCCAACAAAGTCATCGCCGACGATCTCGCGATCAGCGCGCGCACCGTCGAGGTCTATCGCGCCAACGTGATGACCAAGATGCGCGCGCGCAGCCTGTCCGAACTGGTGCGCATGGCGACGATCGCGCGCCTGCTGCCCTGA
- a CDS encoding PAS domain S-box protein, with protein sequence MALALRPNSLSFPAVGKGRACLIALVAIAGGGAARVALDPLLGGRETFLFFVPAVVAAAALAGLAPGLFATLLGAAAGLALEATGGRLVAGHWVGAAVFLLVGLSVTIGGEWFQRARARAGAAHRELGQSEAHLRSILETVPDAMVVIDEQGLIRSFSHTAERLFGWNAAEVTGRNVSMLMPSPYREAHDSYLERYYRTGQRRIIGVGRVVVGERKDGSTFPMELAVGEMHEAKGRFFTGFVRDLTERQQTETRLQELQTELVHVSRLTALGEMASALAHELNQPLSAIASYLKGSKMLLGRDEVPHEKVRDAVDRAANEALRAGEIIRRLRDFVARGETERRLESLSKLIEEASALALVGAKESGVQVRYALDPDVDLVLADKVQIQQVVLNLIRNAGDAMEDGPRREMTVSVAALPEDMALVSVADTGPGISPEIAGQLFQPFITTKRTGMGVGLSISRTIVEAHGGRIWVEDNPGGGAIFRFTVQRVGKEELYDGD encoded by the coding sequence ATGGCCTTGGCATTGCGTCCCAACTCCCTGTCCTTCCCCGCCGTCGGCAAGGGCAGAGCCTGCCTGATCGCGCTGGTCGCGATTGCCGGCGGCGGAGCGGCGCGCGTGGCGCTGGATCCGCTGCTGGGCGGGCGCGAGACCTTCCTGTTCTTCGTCCCGGCCGTGGTCGCAGCGGCCGCGCTCGCCGGCCTCGCGCCCGGCCTGTTCGCCACCCTGCTGGGCGCCGCCGCTGGCCTGGCGCTCGAAGCCACCGGCGGGCGCTTGGTCGCCGGCCACTGGGTCGGTGCGGCGGTGTTCCTGCTGGTCGGACTCTCGGTCACGATCGGCGGCGAATGGTTCCAGCGTGCACGTGCCCGCGCCGGCGCGGCCCATAGGGAGCTCGGGCAGAGCGAGGCCCATCTGCGCTCGATCCTGGAAACAGTGCCGGACGCGATGGTGGTGATCGACGAGCAGGGCCTGATCCGCTCGTTCAGCCACACCGCGGAGCGCCTGTTCGGCTGGAATGCGGCCGAGGTGACCGGCCGCAACGTCAGCATGCTGATGCCTTCGCCCTATCGCGAGGCGCACGATTCCTATCTCGAACGCTATTACCGGACAGGGCAGCGCCGCATCATCGGCGTCGGCCGCGTCGTCGTCGGCGAGCGCAAGGACGGCTCCACCTTCCCGATGGAATTGGCGGTCGGCGAGATGCACGAAGCGAAGGGGCGCTTCTTCACCGGCTTCGTCCGCGACCTCACCGAGCGCCAGCAGACCGAGACCCGGCTGCAGGAGCTACAGACCGAGCTCGTCCACGTCTCCCGCCTCACCGCCTTGGGCGAAATGGCCTCGGCGCTGGCGCACGAGCTCAACCAGCCGCTGTCGGCGATCGCCTCCTATCTCAAGGGCAGCAAGATGCTGCTCGGCCGCGACGAGGTCCCGCACGAAAAGGTCCGCGACGCAGTCGATCGCGCCGCCAACGAGGCGCTGCGCGCGGGCGAGATCATCCGCCGGCTGCGCGATTTCGTCGCCCGCGGCGAGACTGAGCGGCGGCTGGAAAGCCTGTCCAAGCTGATCGAGGAAGCCAGCGCGCTCGCTCTCGTGGGCGCCAAGGAAAGCGGCGTCCAGGTCCGCTACGCGCTCGATCCGGACGTCGATCTGGTGCTCGCCGACAAGGTCCAGATTCAGCAGGTGGTGCTCAATCTGATCCGCAACGCCGGCGACGCGATGGAAGACGGCCCGCGCCGCGAAATGACGGTCAGCGTCGCCGCTTTGCCCGAAGACATGGCTTTGGTCAGCGTGGCAGACACCGGACCGGGAATCAGTCCGGAGATCGCCGGGCAGCTGTTCCAGCCCTTCATCACGACCAAGCGGACCGGGATGGGCGTCGGCCTCTCGATCTCGCGCACGATCGTCGAGGCGCATGGTGGCCGTATCTGGGTCGAGGACAATCCGGGGGGCGGCGCGATCTTCCGCTTCACCGTGCAGCGCGTAGGCAAGGAGGAATTATACGATGGCGACTGA
- a CDS encoding alternative oxidase codes for MTAPFIDLSVHHRPKGLSDRVAYGFTKMLRWCADTFFAERYGHRAVVLETVAAVPGMVGATINHLACLRRMCDDKGWIKTLMDEAENERMHLMTFIEISKPTWFERAVIIGVQWVFYLFFFALYLVSSKTAHRVVGYFEEEAVISYTHYLAEIDEGRSENVPAPDIAKRYWGLPEDATLRDVVLVVRADEAHHRDVNHGYANELAGLPLGAVAPCPPHAALEPTWKQAA; via the coding sequence GTGACCGCACCGTTCATCGATCTTTCGGTCCACCACCGCCCCAAGGGCCTGTCCGACCGCGTCGCTTATGGCTTCACCAAGATGCTGCGCTGGTGCGCCGACACCTTCTTCGCCGAGCGCTACGGCCATCGCGCGGTGGTGCTCGAGACCGTCGCCGCCGTGCCGGGGATGGTCGGCGCGACGATCAACCACCTCGCCTGCCTGCGCCGCATGTGCGACGACAAGGGCTGGATCAAGACGCTCATGGACGAAGCCGAAAATGAGCGAATGCACCTGATGACTTTTATCGAAATCTCGAAGCCGACCTGGTTCGAACGCGCGGTCATCATCGGCGTGCAGTGGGTCTTCTATCTGTTCTTCTTTGCCCTCTATCTCGTCAGCTCGAAGACCGCCCATCGGGTCGTCGGCTATTTCGAAGAGGAAGCGGTGATCAGCTACACCCATTATCTCGCCGAGATCGACGAGGGCCGTTCGGAGAACGTCCCAGCACCCGACATCGCCAAGCGCTACTGGGGCCTGCCCGAGGACGCGACGTTGCGCGACGTGGTGCTGGTGGTCCGTGCCGACGAGGCCCACCACCGCGACGTCAACCACGGCTATGCCAACGAACTCGCCGGGCTGCCGCTGGGAGCCGTCGCCCCTTGTCCGCCCCACGCCGCCCTCGAGCCGACCTGGAAGCAGGCCGCCTGA
- a CDS encoding response regulator — MTASDCPRILIVDDDAALRSALTFSLELEGFAVEAFESGEALVARGPVPDPGCLVLDYHLPGMDGLALLALLRARGVALPALIITSLPTRSLAARAAAAGAAIIEKPLLCDALAAAIRAAVRKQIEPV, encoded by the coding sequence ATGACCGCCTCCGACTGCCCCCGCATCCTGATCGTCGACGACGACGCCGCCCTCCGCTCCGCGCTGACTTTCTCGCTGGAGCTGGAGGGTTTCGCGGTGGAGGCGTTCGAGAGCGGCGAGGCGCTCGTCGCGCGCGGGCCAGTCCCCGATCCGGGCTGTCTCGTCCTCGACTACCATCTGCCCGGCATGGATGGCCTCGCCTTGCTCGCTTTGCTGCGCGCTCGCGGCGTCGCGTTGCCGGCGCTGATCATCACAAGCCTGCCGACGCGCAGCCTCGCCGCCCGCGCCGCGGCCGCCGGCGCCGCAATCATCGAGAAGCCCTTGTTGTGCGACGCTTTGGCGGCCGCTATCCGGGCGGCCGTGCGCAAGCAGATCGAACCCGTATGA